From the genome of Hymenobacter cellulosilyticus, one region includes:
- a CDS encoding SDR family oxidoreductase codes for MKKNSLSGAVVVITGASSGIGRATALTFARHGAKLILAARRSGVLAEVAHECEQLGAHVLAVPTDVTDAQAVARLAQTAQHFGGIDIWVNNAGSGAVGKFEEVPLAAHEQVIKLNLLGYLYGAHAVLPYFREQGHGTLINVISLGAWLPEPYTASYSASKYGARGLMDTLRAELSNEPHIHVCDVHPSYIDTPGFQHGANYVGKVIKPAPPVFPAQKVADTILAVASRPRATTMVGWPAPVLRWSYALAPGLMGRASRRLFDTYFKQARPAPTGENSLFTPNPAPHGADTSGGWRQPTKPRNGKWVGAALVAGLGAGLLIWPRNAR; via the coding sequence ATGAAAAAGAACTCCTTGAGCGGTGCCGTCGTGGTTATTACCGGCGCCAGCAGCGGCATTGGCCGCGCCACGGCCCTCACCTTTGCCCGGCACGGCGCCAAGCTGATCCTGGCCGCCCGGCGCTCCGGCGTGCTGGCCGAAGTGGCCCACGAGTGCGAGCAGCTGGGCGCCCACGTGCTGGCCGTGCCCACCGACGTTACTGACGCCCAGGCCGTAGCCCGCCTGGCCCAGACCGCCCAGCATTTCGGTGGCATCGATATCTGGGTGAATAACGCTGGCAGCGGAGCCGTGGGCAAGTTTGAGGAAGTACCGCTAGCTGCCCACGAGCAGGTCATCAAGCTCAATCTGCTGGGCTACCTCTACGGGGCCCACGCCGTGCTGCCCTACTTCCGGGAGCAGGGCCACGGCACGCTCATCAACGTTATATCCCTGGGAGCCTGGCTGCCCGAGCCTTACACGGCCTCCTACAGCGCCAGCAAGTACGGGGCCCGAGGCTTGATGGATACGCTGCGGGCCGAGCTCAGCAATGAGCCCCACATTCACGTCTGCGACGTGCACCCCTCCTACATCGACACGCCGGGCTTTCAGCACGGGGCCAACTACGTGGGCAAGGTCATCAAGCCCGCCCCGCCGGTATTTCCCGCCCAGAAGGTGGCCGATACCATCCTGGCCGTAGCTTCCCGCCCCCGAGCTACTACTATGGTGGGCTGGCCGGCCCCGGTGCTGCGCTGGTCCTACGCCCTGGCCCCGGGCCTGATGGGCCGGGCCAGCCGCCGCCTGTTCGACACGTACTTTAAGCAGGCCCGCCCCGCTCCCACCGGTGAAAATAGCCTGTTTACGCCCAATCCCGCCCCCCACGGCGCTGATACGTCCGGCGGCTGGCGCCAGCCCACCAAGCCCCGCAACGGCAAGTGGGTGGGCGCGGCTCTAGTCGCCGGCCTGGGTGCCGGGCTACTCATCTGGCCCCGCAATGCCCGGTAG
- a CDS encoding helix-turn-helix domain-containing protein — MTSTALHTLYQELAPCTSLDLSTLLPGGIQREVGHFNVFDIADLWEPTQMRPATPYTCRSFYKISLLRSRSHAEYAEQTITIEPDALVFSTPKVSFEWWPAEPQQGQFCLFTAEFLLPVLGGSTPDELPLFRADGYPVFQLTPAEAARATAIFSQMHEELASDYAHKYDLLRAYVLELLHLGQKRQPTTTLHPAHSAAARLSSRFVELLERQFPLTTAQQRVPLRTAKDFADQLAVHVNHLNKVLKDSTGRTTTDLIGGRLVQEAKVLLQQSDWTLWEIADSLGFVDVAHFSHFFRRYAAVSPGAYRTLKTTAD; from the coding sequence ATGACTTCTACCGCGCTCCATACGCTCTACCAGGAGTTAGCTCCCTGCACCAGCCTCGACCTGAGCACGCTGCTGCCCGGTGGCATTCAGCGCGAAGTCGGCCACTTCAATGTGTTCGACATCGCCGACCTCTGGGAGCCCACCCAGATGCGGCCCGCCACTCCCTACACCTGCCGCTCGTTCTACAAAATCAGCCTGTTGCGCAGCCGTAGTCACGCCGAGTATGCCGAGCAAACTATCACTATTGAGCCGGATGCGCTGGTCTTTTCGACGCCCAAAGTGTCGTTTGAGTGGTGGCCTGCCGAGCCGCAGCAAGGACAGTTCTGCCTGTTCACGGCCGAGTTTTTGCTGCCCGTACTTGGGGGTAGCACCCCCGACGAGCTGCCCCTGTTCCGGGCCGACGGCTACCCCGTATTTCAGCTGACGCCGGCCGAAGCGGCGCGGGCCACGGCTATTTTCAGCCAGATGCACGAGGAGCTAGCTTCCGACTACGCCCACAAATACGACCTGCTGCGGGCCTACGTGCTGGAGCTGCTGCACCTGGGCCAGAAGCGGCAGCCCACCACGACACTGCACCCGGCCCACTCGGCAGCGGCGCGGCTGAGTTCGCGCTTCGTGGAACTGCTCGAGCGGCAGTTTCCCTTAACCACGGCCCAGCAACGGGTACCGCTGCGCACGGCCAAGGACTTTGCCGACCAACTGGCCGTGCACGTCAACCACCTCAATAAAGTACTCAAGGACAGCACCGGCCGCACTACCACCGACCTTATCGGCGGGCGACTGGTGCAGGAAGCCAAGGTGCTTCTGCAACAATCCGACTGGACACTCTGGGAAATTGCCGATAGCCTGGGCTTCGTCGATGTCGCCCACTTCTCCCACTTCTTCCGCCGCTATGCCGCCGTGAGTCCCGGCGCATATCGGACCCTAAAGACGACGGCGGATTGA